Proteins encoded by one window of Fusarium graminearum PH-1 chromosome 1, whole genome shotgun sequence:
- a CDS encoding threonine dehydratase — MPSADPIVAVPANGAVNGTANGTNDDSRPQTPMTGMALTEYSANPSTPSAEKQARLKEIVPEEYLLPTGYPDYLRLIAGATSRVYEACKVTPLTHAINLSNRLECNVLLKREDEQPVFSFKLRGAYNKMAHLDPKKSWKGVVCCSAGNHAQGVAYSARKLKIPATIVMPEATPSIKHLNVARLGGHVVLHGADFDAAKEECARREVQDGLINIPPFDDPYVIAGQGTIGNELFGQVNMAKVEAIFCCVGGGGLIAGIGLYVKRMAPHVKIIGVEAQDANAMAQSLKKGERVLLKEVGLFADGAAVKIPGEETFRICKEVIDDVIEVSTDEICAAIKDMYDDTRSGLEPAGALSIAGLKKYVSQNPSDDSKRNLIAVTSGANMNFDRLRFVAERATMGEGKEALLSVQIPERPGAFSELINNIMPHGVTEFSYRYSTDEVANILIGVSLTAPAHQRSEELRSLIDRIQSNNMTVTDLSNDELAKSHIRYLVGGRSGVPNERLYMFTFPERPGALEKFLVTLRPKFNISLFQYRNYGGDVGKIVTGILCPDEEVTELHNFLRKIGYPYEDCTESPVFKTFLRS; from the exons ATGCCTTCTGCTGATCCCATCGTGGCCGTCCCTGCCAATGGCGCTGTCAATGGCACCGCCAATGGAACAAATGACGACTCTCGTCCGCAGACGCCGATGACCGGAATGGCCTTGACCGAGTATAGCGCAAACCCCTCGACACCGTCCGCAGAGAAGCAGGCTCGCCTCAAAGAGATTGTTCCCGAGGAATACCTCCTCCCTACTGGATACCCTGAC TACCTTCGTCTCATCGCCGGCGCTACTTCTCGAGTCTACGAGGCCTGCAAAGTCACTCCCCTCACCCACGCCATCAACCTGAGCAACCGGCTCGAATGCAATGTCCTCCTCAAGCGTGAAGACGAGCAGCCCGTTTTCAGCTTCAAGCTGCGCGGCGCTTACAACAAGATGGCCCATCTCGACCCCAAGAAGAGCTGGAAGGGCGTAGTCTGCTGCTCCGCCGGTAACCATGCCCAGGGCGTCGCCTATTCCGCtcgcaagctcaagatcccCGCGACCATCGTCATGCCCGAAGCGACTCCCAgtatcaagcatctcaacgTTGCCCGTCTCGGCGGCCATGTCGTGTTGCACGGCGCTGACTTTGACGCCGCCAAGGAGGAGTGTGCTCGACGAGAGGTCCAGGATGgactcatcaacatccccCCTTTCGACGACCCCTATGTCATTGCTGGTCAGGGCACTATCGGAAACGAATTGTTCGGCCAggtcaacatggccaaggtGGAGGCTATCTTCTGCTGtgtcggcggcggcggtcTCATTGCTGGAATCGGTCTCTATGTCAAGCGCATGGCTCCCCacgtcaagatcatcggTGTCGAGGCTCAGGATGCCAACGCCATGGCGCAATCGCTAAAGAAGGGCGAGCGAgttcttctcaaggaggtCGGCCTGTTCGCTGACGGCGCCGCTGTCAAGATTCCCGGAGAGGAAACTTTCCGCATCTGCAAGGAGGTTATCGACGATGTTATCGAGGTGTCAACCGACGAGATCTGCGCCGCTATCAAGGACATGTACGACGACACCCGTTCAGGTCTCGAGCCCGCCGGTGCCCTTTCCATCGCCGGTCTCAAGAAATACGTCAGCCAGAACCCCTCGGACGATTCGAAGCGCAACCTTATCGCTGTGACGTCCGGCGCCAACATGAACTTTGATCGCTTGAGATTTGTCGCTGAACGTGCCACCATGGGTGAGGGCAAGgaagctcttctttctgtcCAGATCCCCGAGCGTCCTGGTGCTTTCTCcgaactcatcaacaacatcatgcCCCACGGTGTCACAGAGTTCAGCTACCGATACTCCACAGACGAAGTCGccaacatcctcatcggTGTCTCCCTCACAGCCCCCGCCCACCAACGATCCGAAGAACTCCGCTCCCTCATCGACCGCATCCAATCAAACAACATGACCGTGACAGACCTCTCAAACGACGAGCTCGCCAAGAGCCACATCCGATATCTCGTCGGTGGACGATCCGGCGTCCCCAATGAGCGCCTCTACATGTTCACCTTCCCCGAGAGACCAGGAGCTCTCGAGAAGTTCCTCGTCACGCTCCGtcccaagttcaacatcagccTGTTCCAGTACCGTAACTACGGCGGCGACGTTGGCAAGATCGTTACCGGAATCCTATGTCCTGACGAAGAGGTCACCGAGCTTCACAACTTTTTGCGCAAGATC